In Macaca fascicularis isolate 582-1 chromosome X, T2T-MFA8v1.1, one DNA window encodes the following:
- the LOC123571114 gene encoding thymosin beta-4 — protein sequence MFDKPYMTEIEKFDKSKLKKTEMQEKNPLPSKETIEQEKQAGES from the coding sequence ATGTTTGACAAACCCTATATGACTGAGATTGAGAAATTCGATAAGTCgaaactgaagaagacagagaTGCAAGAGAAAAATCCACTGCCTTCCAAAGAAACGATTGAACAGGAGAAGCAAGCAGGTGAATCGTAA